The Microvirga lotononidis nucleotide sequence TCGTCATTGTCCGACGGCGGCGGGCGATCCGACAGCGGCAGGAAGCACTTGCGCGCATAAATACCGAACTCGAGTACCGCGTCAATCTGCGCACGGCGGATCTCCGCCGCACGGACCAAGCGCTCGCGCACGAGATCGCCGAGCGCGAGAACGCTGAGGAGAGGGTGCGCCGCCTGCGTGATGAACTCGCTCAGGCGAACCGGCTGTCTATTCTTGGGCAGATCGCGGCCGGGGTCGCCCACGAGATCAACCAGCCGGTGGCAGCGATCCGAACCTATGCTGAAAGTGCCGCGCGCCTTCTTCAGAACGGCCGGTCGCAAGACACCGCTGGGAATTTGAGCTCGATCGTCGCCATGACCGGCAGGATCGGGTCAATCACAGAAACACTGCGGTCCTTCTCCCGCCGCGCGACCGGAGCGATATGGCCGTTACCAGCGGAAGAGGCGATTGATGGTGCGCTGTCGCTCCTGTCAGGCCGAATCCGCGATTCCGGGGTGATGATCGAACGAAAGCGGACCGACTCGTCTCCAATGGTGATGGCAAGCCGCATCCGGTTGGAGCAGATCCTCGTCAACCTTCTTCAGAATGCGCTCGACGCCTTAGAGGACCAACCGGAGCCCCAGGTCGAGATCGCGCTCACCGCGAAGGAAGAAATGGTTGCCATTTCCGTCCGGGATAACGGTCCCGGCCTTGCCCCCGACATCCGCCGGAACCTTTTCATGCCGTTCACCACCAGTAAGGAAAAAGGCCTCGGTCTTGGCCTGGTCATTTCAGAAGAGATCGCACGGGAGCTCGGCGGCTCATTGCGGCTCGATACGAACCATGAGAAAGGAGCTTCCTTCACGGTCGAACTGAGGCGTGCGGCATGAGTGCGGAAAAAGGACCAGTTATTTTTGTGGACGATGACGAGGATCTGCTACGGGCAACCAAGCAGATGCTGGAGCTTGCCTGCTTCTTTCCGATCCTTTTCCGCTCGGCCGAGACGGCGCTCGCCACGATAGATAAGGATTTCGAGGGGCCTGTAGTGAGCGACATTCGCATGCCCGGAATGGACGGGCTCCAGCTCTTCGAGCGGGTGAAGGCGATCGACCCGGATATTCCAGTCGTCCTCATCACTGGGCATGGCGATGTCGAGTTGGCCGTCGCGGCCATCAAGGGCGGCGCCTACGATTTCATCCCGAAGCCATATGCGACGGAGCGACTTCTAGAGACGCTGCATCGTGCTTCGGAGAAACGGCACCTGGTTCTGGAAAACAGGCGTCTAAAGGACGCGGTCGCCCGATCCGCCGGCGATATGCCGCTCATCGGCGAGGCGCCGGCCATGAAGCGGTTGCGCAGAACGCTCCGCCAAATCGCCGATACCAATGTGGACGTCCTCGTGGAAGGTGAAACAGGCACCGGCAAGGAGGTGGTCGCCGCGCTGCTGCACCGGTGGAGCAACCGGCACGCGAAACCCTTTGTCGCGTTGAATTGCGGCGCGCTCCCGGAAAGCGTCATCGAGAGCGAGCTTTTCGGACATGAGGCAGGCGCCTTCACGGGAGCACAGAGGCGCCGGATCGGGCGGATCGAGCATTCAAACGGTGGGACGCTCTTCCTCGATGAAATCGAGTCTATGCCGCCCCCGCTTCAGGTGAAGCTGCTCAGGGTGCTCGAAGCCCGGCAGATCACGCCGCTCGGCACCAATGAAACCCGAAGCATCGACCTTCGTGTCGTCGCCGCGACGAAGGTCGATCTCGGCGATCCAGCGACCCGCAGAGATTTCCGGGAAGACCTCTATTTCCGGCTGAACGTAGTGACGTTACGCATCCCGCCGCTTCGCGAGCGCCCCGAAGACATTCCGGCGCTTTTCGGCCATTTCCTGGAGCGCGCATCGAAACGCTTCGGCCAGCCGGTGCGGGAGATGACCGCGGCCGTGCGCGACCATCTCATGGGCCACAAGTGGCCCGGCAATGTTCGCGAACTCGTTCATTTTGCCGACCGCGTCGCCCTGGGGCTCGAACCGGCATTGGAAACCTCGGTTGTATCGACTCAAGAATGCGGGACCGCACCAGGCCTAAGTCTTGCTGAAAAGGTGCGCCGTTACGAAGCAACTGTAATTCACGAAGCCTTGCAGGAACATCGCGGCGATATGCAACAAGTGATCGAAACACTTAGAGTCCCTCGCAAAACTTTCTTCGATAAATTGAAACGCCACGGGATAAACTCGGCCGATTATCGAAAGAATCGCGAGTGTTCGAAACCTTCTTGAACTTGCACATCGCGGAAAGGCTGCGATGATGTGTTGACGCCAGCGCATTGGAATAGTTAAAGCCGCTTGTGCCGAATGCCACGCTATTTTGCCTCAACCCTTACTGTAATACCCATCCACTGAAGTTCTGACTCGGGTTTGCGATGGAGTTCCTGACGTGATTCACTGATCGCCGGGTGCTGTTGATGGGGATCAGCATGGCTGCCCTCCGGATCCGCCAGGACTACTCACCGTGCGACTTACGCCAGCGGGCCGCCCGCGAGAGGGATCCCAGGGCGATCTTGCGGCTCTTGGCCATTGCCAATGCGCTGGAGGGCCTGACCCGCGCCGAGGCGGCCCGGCTCGCCGGCATGGAGCGCCAGGCCCTGCACGATGCCATCCAACGCTTCCATGCCGCAGGCACTGACGGCCTGCATGACCGCTCCCGTTCGGGTCGCCCGGAACACCTCACTCCCGGCCAGCAGCCCGCGCTCAGGGCGCCCCTCCTGCGCGGACCCCAGCCGGAGCGCGATGGGGTGAGCGCCTGGCGCCTGGTTGATCTGTGTGACTATGTCGAGCGGACTTAGGGCGTCCGCGACAGCCAATGGGGTCTCTCCCGCGTGCTCAAGCGGCTCGACTAGTCGCGTCAGAAGACACGGCCCTCGCCCCCGAAGGGCCATCCGGCCGCACAGGCGGCGTTCAAACAATCAGCTCCCATCAAAGCTTCAGGCCTTCGCGGCGGAGCATCCTGACGCACGTCTTCACCTCTGGTGTCAGGACGAGGCGCGCTTGGGCCAGAAGGGCCGGACCACCCGGGTCTGGGATGAGCGCGGGGTGCGCCCGCCGGGCGTGGTCGACCGGCGCTTCGAGAGGCTGTATCTGTTGGCCGCTTGCCGTCCGGGCACGGACGAGGCCTTCGCGCTGGCGCTACCGCGAGTGCACGCCGACGCGATGACGGTGCTTCTGGAGCACTTCTCGCGCCAGCTTGCGCCGGGCGTGCATGCGGTGCTCGTGCTGGATCAGGCCGGCTGGCACGACGAGCGGGCCTTGCATGTGCCCGCGTCCATCACGCTCCTGTCATTGCCGTCGGCCTCGCCCGAGTTGAACCCGGTGGAGCGGATCTGGCTCTATCTGCGTGAGCGGGATCTCTCGCATCGCGTGCTGGACGACGATGGGGCTGTCCTGGAGGCCGTCTGCCGCGCCTGGACCAGGCTTCTTGATGAGGCGGGTCGGCTCACGACACTTACTGCTTATCCTTATCTGACCACGTCAGAAATTCCGTGAGCGGGTATAATCCCTGAAATATAACCGCCAGACCGAAGCGCCGACGGCAATATTGGCTTTCTGGCCAGGTATTTTCTTCTCATTTTGGGGCTGCAGCTCGCTCGCTTCGGAACAACGGTCCACTAATGGGATGGACCGGCTGCTTCCCCCGGCGGGTACTCGGCAAAGGCTGGTACCCGCGACAACGGGAGAAGCAGCCATGGAGCCCGAGATAGAGAATTTATTTCCGACCCTTACGATGATTGGCATCGACATCGGCAAAGACGTCTTCTCCCTTGTCGGCTTCGATGCCGAAGGGAAGATCGCCTGCCGTCGCAAGATCAAGCGGGGTGGCAATCACGCCGAGGTGGTATAGGAATGCCTGAGCTGTCCCGTGGCCTCACGCGGGTAAGCCATGTGGGATGCCTCGTGTAATAGTATCTCTCGCATCCAGATGCTTGCTGGATCATTATTGTGAAGGGCAGGCCATTGGACGGCTTCGGTGAATGCGGGAAGTGGCAGCGGCAGTTCAACGATCCGCAGGGGTATCGTCTTTGCGAAATGCTCAACCAGCCGTAAGGGCATGGTTGCTATACGGTTGGTGCCTGATAGCACGGGTGGGAGCATGCTAAAGCTGTCCACCACGACCTCAAGACGTCTCTTGAATCCGTGCTCGAGCAAAAACCATTCCTCGATGGAGGGCTTCCGTGTCCGTCCGAACTTGACCGCAACGTGCCCCATCGACATGTATCTCTCGAATGTAAGCTGCCGCGGTAGCTGCTTGTTCATGCGGCAACCTACACACACAAGTTTCTCGTCAAACAGTGCCACTCTAGGATGCACGCTCGACATGAATACTTCCGGAAGGACTAGAAAATCGACGTCACCGCGCCGGAGAAGCTCATCGGGGTCATCGTCGAGAGGCAGCAATTCGAAGCTGACGGCGGGAGCTTCCCGGGCAACACGCTCCACGACCTTTCTAAAAAATACGAGTGTCATGAAATCGGAAAGGATGATCCTGAAGCGGCGCTCCGATTGGGCTGGGTTGAACCGGTCCGAGGAAATGATGGAGAGCTGGATGTGCAGCAGAGCCTCGCGGACTGCGGGGGCGAGCCCTGCCGCACGCGGTGTTAGGACAAGTTCACGGCCCCTCATCGTGAATAGCTCATCGCGGAAATAGGCGCGTAACCGGCCGACGGCCGCGCTCATGGCCGGCTGGCTCAGGTTGATGCTGCGTGCCGCCGCCGTGAGGTTACGCTCGGTCATCAGAGCATCGAGCGCGACGAGGAGATTGAGATCAAGGCCCTTGAAACGCATGGTGTGCAGTGATCCATAGCATGGATGTGGGCGGATTCAAGCGGTCGTCGCAACGGTGAAATTTTAGCTCATCGCAGATACTGGTCCAAGGCCTCGGCAGGGGTTCTCCAGCCAAGGGCCTTTCGCGGCATGGTATTGAGGGCCAGTGCCACAGCTGAGATGTCATCGACGCTATGCGCGCTGAGGTCGGTCCCCTTTGGAAAGTACTGGCGCAGCAGACCATTGGTTGTTGTTGCCCCGAAAGATCGGACAGATCATCCCGGTTGACGTGAGGCGATGAACTCACGCGGGGAACGATCGCCGAGCGCCTTGTGCGGGTGAAGGCTGTTGTCATGCTCGAACCATAAGGGAAGGCTTTCCATGACCGTTCTCGCATCCGGGATCGGGTTTACCCGGACGTCATCACGCGTGATCGTCCGTACGAAGGCTTCGGCCAGGCCGTTGCTATGCGGGCTCTGCACCGGCGTGGTGCGCGGCTCCAGCCCCATCTCCCGCGCCAGGCTCTTCGTGTCATGCGCGATGTCGCCCGAGCCGTTGTCGGAGAGCCCTTCGATGGTCTCCGGCAGCCGGTTCACGGACCCGAAGCGAGGCTCCACCGCCGTGATCATCAGATCCTGCACGTCCTCGCCCGTGAGTCCTTCGGTCGTGGCCACATGCCCCAGCACCTCGCGATCACAGCAGTCGAGTGCAAACGCCACCCGCACCGTCTCGCCATTGGCGCAGCCGATCTCGAACCTATCCGAGCACCAGCGCAGACTGGAGCGCTCCACGGCAACACGCCCGTCGTGCCAACGTGTCTCAGCTCCGCCAGCATGGCGCTGCAGCAGGAGGTCATGGGCCTTCATCACTCGATAGACCCGCTTGTGATTAGGCGCAGGACGACCCTGCTCACTGCAACAGCTCGAGTTTTTGACATCCGGGCGCATGATGCCGTTATAGAGGTGATGATAGGCGCCGTGCGCTATCTGATGCTCATCAGAGTGTCCCTCCTCGGCCCTAGCAGGGAGGGAGTAGAAGAGGGCCGCGATGACAACGATCGTCATCACGACAGCTAAGGCGTTATAGAAGGCCGCCCAGATTTCGGCACGCCGCATCGAAGCCTCCTTTTCCCTAAGACCGACGCTCGGCCGGGTCGGCATCGCGCCCTCAGTGATCACGAGCGCCTTCACCCGCAGCCGCACAGAGTTACGCCGACATAAGGCGATGATGATTGCGGCAGCACTCCACGCCAATTATCCGCGTGGCTGATTGGATTACACGTTGGTATGGGCTGGCGATGCGCGGGGTATAAGCGGGGATGTCACATCAACCAAGTAAAGGCCTTTCCGGCGCGGGCCTCGCCTGCCTAAGTCCTTGAAAACGCACAATCGGGCATCCGCGCGAGGGGCAGTATGCGTACGTAAAACACTTTGATGTGACGACGCCCTTCCGAGAAGTGCCAGAGCCTAACCTCAGGGGTGTTCCTGAGAACGGACCCTGGGGCCGCATGTGGTCAGCCTTTTGCGAAGGGATCCTCGCATAAGCATCGCTTTACCGGACGCAGAGCAGAATCGCCGAACAATCAAAATGCTTGCCGTTGAACACCACGTCCTCCGTTGTCGGGATTTCAATCATAGTAGCTAAAACTCTGAAACAAACTGTCTGCGCCATAACCCAGCTCGGATCTACTAAGGGCTTGGCAGGCAACAACCTGCCCAAATGGGCAACTGGTGCGTTGTTGGAACAAGGACCATCCGTTCTGAACGGAGCTGCCGATGTCGCTACCCTCCCTTCACCCATGTGGATGCCCCAAGTGTCACTCGCGCAAGCCCCATCCGGACCGCATGCTTCATCGGCAGATCAACCTGCTTGCCAGCCGGCTCGACGAACAGCAGCGCCGGTGGTTTATCGCGTTTGAGGCGATGCGGATCGGCTGGGGCGGCACTCAGCGGCTTGCCCAGATCACGGGCTTGAGCCCCCATACCATCCGGCGCGGCCGTCGCGAACTCGAGGCCGGGCTTGTTGACCGCCCCACCGAGCGCGTGCGGGTCGCCGGTGGTGGCCGTCCCACCCGAGAGGTCCAGGATCCTGAACTCCCACAGACCTTGGAGGAGTTGCTCGAAGGCGAGACAGCGGGTGACCCGATGGGTCGGCACGCCAAAGCCAAGCGGAGTTCTCTGCATCATCTGAGCCATGAGCTTGCCGTCGCAGGACACCCGGCCAGCCGCCCCACGGTGGCGCGCCTGCTGCGCCAATTGGGCTACTCGCCCAAAGCCAATGCACGGCGTACCGAGGCGCACAGCACGCCGCCTGAGCGCGATGCGCAATTCCAGCACATCGCCGAACAGCGCGCGCAGTTTGCAGCCACAGGTGAGCCGATCATCAGCGTGGATTCGAAAAAAAAAGGAATTGGTCGGTGACTTCAAGAACCCGGGCCAGACGTGGTGCCGGAGAGCCGAGCCGGTCTTGGTGCACGACTAGCCGCAGGATGCAGTCGGTCAGGCCATTCCTTACGGCATCTACGAGATCACAACCAACAGCGGCTATGTGTGCATCGGCGATTGCTTTGACACCCCGCGCTTTGCCGTTGAGGCGATCAGTGACTGGTGGGAGAGCGAAGGACAGAAGCGCTTTCCAGAAGCCGGGCGTCTCCTCGTCCTGGCCGATGCGGGCGGCTCGAACAGTTGCCGCTCCCGAGTTTGGAAAGCCCAGTTGCAAGAACAGCTCTGCGATGCCTGCGGGCTCGAGGTCACGGTGTGTCACTATCCCACCGGCTGCTCGAAGTGGAACCCAATTGAGCACCGGCTCTTCAGCTTCATCAGCTTGAACTGGGCTGGCGTGCCGCTGCGGACCTTTGCGACGATGGTCCGCTACATTGCCGGAACCGTCACGGCAGCCGGGCTGCGGGTGAATGCTCGCCTCAAGCGTGGTGGCAATGAGACCGGGGAGCGGGTCTCCGACGAGGTCATGCGTCGCCTCCACCTGAGGCCGCATGCCGTCTACACGCTCTCGCCGCGAACTTGATAACCTGAATTGGCAAATAGTTGGCTGCCAAGCCCTAAGGTGCGACAGCATTCTGCCCACTGGATGAGGACACCTATACTTTGATGTGATTGCTATCGCACAGGGCTGCCGCTAAGGCGCTGTTAGCGCATGAACTCATTGCGTCTGAGGGCGTTTTGCTCGTCCTGATCTGAGGAGGAGCCATGCTGACGGCCGCACAGTGGGCGATGCTGGAGCCTTTGGTGGAACAGTGCCGTCCCAAGGGCAAGACACCGCCGCAGGATCTACGACGGACCATTGAGGCCATGCTCGGCGGCATGAGAATGGTGCCAAAGGGCGGTCCGTCCCCGCTGAGCTGGGGCCGTGGTGGCGCGCGGCTCAGACCTTCATCCGCTGGGCGCGTCGGGGTGTCTGGGAGCGTCTCCTGGTGCAGGAGCACAGCATCCAGCTCGGAATGACGTTCCTCGACGGCAGCAGCGTGCGGGCGCATCAGAAGGCCGCCGGAGCTCGCCGAAAAGGGGCTCTCAAGCTGAGCGAGACCATCGTGAAGCACTTGGCCGCTCTCGTGGCGGCTATGGCACCAAGGTTTGCGTGATCGCGGACGGTCTCGGACGCGCCGTCGCGTTCCGCATCGCCCCCGGTCAGGCGCATGAGCTGCCGCACGCCATTCCTCTGCTGGACAGCCTGCCGGACGTGCCAATGTGGGTTGTGGCCGATCGCGGCTACACCAGCCATGGTTTTCGTGAGCACATCTGGAGCATCGGCGCACGACCCGCTATCCCACCGCGGCGCCATGAGGCGCCGGTGGCATGCCCCGAGTGGATCTACAACAACCGCAATGTTGTCGAGATGGTCTGATCACAAATGACAAATTCTGCCTAAGTCGCTTCGGACAGCTCAGGTTGAGTTGGTGGCGGATGCCGTTGCACTTGCGCCGGACCTGTTCGTCGGGTTGCCCTTCGTTGCCGAACTTGTCTGCGACAGGAGGCAACAATGAGGAAGTGGCGGATGCACCGGACATGCCAGCCTCATCCGGACGGGCAGAGCCGGTGGGATCGGACCTATCAGCAATTGATGGCCTGGACGCAGGTGTCCCAAGACGCCGCGGTTCCGGTCGGCCCCGAGCTTCCCGCACGGGAGGTGAACCATGAGGACCGGGGTCTATGCACGGGTCTCCACCCAGCGCCAGGCGCAGGCCGACGGGCTCGCTCAGCAGATTGATCGCCTGCAGGCTCACGCCCGTCAGCAGGGGTGGAGCGTCGCCCCGGAGCACATCTTCCGCGATGATGGCTATAGCGGCGCCAAACTCACACGGCCAGGTCTGGAGCGGCTGCGCGACCGCGCGGCTCTGCGCGAACTCGATCGGGTTCTGATCACGGCGCCAGACCGGCTCGCGCGCAATTATGTGCATCAAGTCCTCCTGCTCGAGGAGATCACGGCCGCCGGATGCCAGGTCGAGTTCCTCGACCGGCCGATGAGCCAGGATCCGCATGATCAACTCCTGCTGCAGATTCGTGGGGCCGTGGCCGAGTATGAGCGCAGCTTGATTGCCGAGCGCATGCGCCGTGGTCGCTTGCGCAAGCTGCAGGCCGGAATCCTGATGCCGTGGACGCGCCCACCCTACGGCTATCGGGTGGATCCCGAGCGACCGCGGGATCCGGCCGGAGTCCGGCTCGATCGGGCTGAAGCTGCCGCGGTGGCCGAGATGTATGGCTGGTACGCGGACGAGGCCCACAGTCTCTTCGGGCTGGCCAAGAAGCTGCAGCAGGATGCCGTGCCGCCGCCGCGGGTGCAGGGGCGCTGGAACGTGACGACCTTACGGGCCATTTTGACCAACCCCGTCTACGCCGGACAGGTGTACGCTGGTCGCATTCAGGCTGCCCCCTACCGCGTGCGCCCGCCGGAGGAGTGGATCGCCGTGGCACACGTTCCGGCGATCGTCACACAGGAGCAATTTGATCGCGTGCAGACCAAGATCGCCCAGAACCGACAATTTGCCCGCCGCAACAACACGGCCCATCGCTATCTGCTGCGCGCCCTTGTCAGCTGTGGGATATGTGGATTGTCGTGTTTGGGCCGCAGCTTGCCATCCGGCTATTGCTATTATTGCTGCCGCGGCAAGCAGTCGCCGCGGCAGTCCTATCGGGAGACCCGATGCCCCTCCCGCTTCATCCCGGCCGAGCAAGTCGATGACCTCGTCTGGAGCGACTTATGTCAGGTGCTCACCCATCCGGAGTCGATCCGGTTCGCCCTGGAGCGGGCGCACGGGGGACATTGGCTGCCCCAGGAACTGCAGGCGCGCCGGGAGGTGCTCCGGCGCGGCCAGACCCATCTTCAGCAGCAGATTGAGCGGCTCACGGAAGCTTATCTGGCCGGCGTGCTCGGGCTTGAAGAACTCCGGCGGCGCCGGCGTGATTTGGACCAGGCCAAAGAGGCCCTCGAAGCCCAGGTGCGGCAACTGGAGGCCCAGGTGGATCGCCAGACCGAGATTACCCGCTTGAGCCTGAGCATCGACGGGTTCTGCCGCCGGGTGCGGGTCGGGCTTGAGCAGGCGACTTGGGAGCAGAAGCGGCAATTGATCGAGTGGCTGGTGGTGCGTGTCATCGTCACCGATGGGCAGGTCGAGATCCGCTATGCCATTCCGACCAGCCCTGCCGGTGAAGCCACTCGGTTTTGTCATTTGCATTCAGACTATCGAGCGCCTCTGGGCGAGGCTCAAAGAGTGGCGGGCTGTTGCAACCCGCTACGAGAAGACCGCAGCGTCCTTCATGGGCATTCTCTGCCTTGCCGCCGCCCTCGACTGGATCAAGTCCTAACAGGCCCTAGCTGTTTGGTGGCGGAACGTTGTTGGGATCAGGTGCGTTGCGCGATTGAGGAGTACGCTTGGCGCTTCGATGGCCTGCGACGCCGAGCCCCTCGTCGAAGGAGATGAACCGTCCCGGGATTCCCGGAGGCTCCAACACCTGACAGGATGGAGCCATGACGAAGCGAACACCCCCGTATTCACCAGAGGTCCGCGAGCGGGCGGTCCGGATGGTTTTCGAGCACCGCGACGAGTACGCCTCCCAGTATGAGGCGATCCTGTCGATTGCGGCCAAGATCGGCTGCTCGCGCGAGACGCTGCGCCACTGGGTGCGGCAGGCCGGGTGCGACCAGGGCCTTCGCCCCGGGCCGACGAGCCAGGAGCAGGAGAAGATCAAGGCCCTTGAGCGTGAGGTACGCGAACTGCGCCAGGCCAACGAGATCCTGCGCAAGGCCAGCGCGTATTTTGCCCAGGCGGAGCTCGACCGCCGCTTCAAGCCATGAAGGCCTTCATCGACGAGCATCGTGAGGTCTACGGGGTCAGCCGATCTGCCGTAGGACCACCGTCAGCGACGCCGCTGCCCCTTGCCCGCGCGACCGGGTCGGGCTTTGTCTATGTGGCCTTCGTGATCGATGCCTTCGCCCACCGGATCGTGGGCTGGCGTGCGTCACGCTCGGCTCGGGCCGAGCTCGATGCTCGATGCTCGATGCTCTCGAGCAAGCTCTCCATGACCGGCAGCCCTGGCAAGCCAACCTCATTCACCACAGCGATATGAGGGGTTCAATACGTGTCACTGAAGTACACCGAGCGCCTCGCCGAGGCGGGGATTGAGCCATCGGTCGGCAGTGTTGGCGACGCGTACGACTGTGAGAATGTGAGAGCCGCTCGGAAGGCCTGACCCTTCGTACGATTGACTGCGTGTCATTGCATTGACGTGTCGGTCCTCCGGGCGGCACCTGACGGTCTGCTGTCGCGTGACTTGATAGGAGCTTGAGGGTCTCGTCCCATCACAGTCCTGTCCGCTCGCAGGAACCTGTCAGGTTCTTACCTTCGGAGGACGAGGAATGCGCAAGACTGATCCTGCTGAGATCATCATCGGCATTGACACTCACAAAGAGGCCCACGCCGCCGTCGCCATCAACGGGCTGGGAGCCCGCCTTGGGGCAATGACCCTGCCGGTGACCAGCAGAGGCTATCACGAGATGGAGAGCTGGGCTCAGTCCTTGGGTCCCGTTCGCGCCTTTGGGATCGAGGGGACAGGCTCTTATGGGGCTGGCCTGGCACGCTTCCTGCAGGAGAGAGGCCACAATGTCATCGAGGTCAACCGCCCCAATCGCCAGATCCGGCACCAGCATGGCAAGAATGACCCGCTTGACGCTGAGAACGCGGCCCGCGCCGTTCTCAGCGGCCAGGCAAGGGCGGCTCCGAAGTCGGGCACCAGCTCCGTGGAAATGATCCGCCATCTCAAGGTGGCGCGAGACACCGCCGTCAAGAGCCGCACCCAGGCGATGGTCACCCTCAAGACGATCATCGTCAATGCTCCCGCTGCCTTGCGCGAGAGCCTTGACGGCCTCACCGGCAAAATGACCCTGATCCGCCATTTAGCCGCCTTGAGACCAGGAGCGATGACTTCGCCAACAGCCTCAGCCAAAGCAACATTGCGCGCTCTCGCCCGGCGCTGGCTGATGCTCGATGCTGAGATCAAAAGCCACGATGCCGATCTCGATGCTCTGACCTCCGCCTGCGCGCCGACCCTGAAGGAGGCTCATGGCATGTCGACCGGTACGGCTGCCGAGATGCTGATCCTCGTCGGCGACAATCCCGAGCGCATCCGCTCGGAAGCAGCCTTCGCCAAACTGTGTGGCGCCTGTCCCATTCCGGCCTCGAGCGGCAAGACTTCACGTCACCGTCTCAACCGCGGTGGCCATCGTCAGGCTAACGCGGCTCTATATCGCGTCGTCATTATCAGAATGCGCAGCCATCCACCAACTCTTGACTATGTCCGTCGACGAACGGCAGAGGGTAAAGGTAAGATGGAGATCATTCGTTGTCTCAAGCGCTTTGTCGCGCGGGAGATCTTTGGCTATCTCTGCCGAGCCAGAAGGGATCCCACGACGGTCCCTTCGACCTCTTGACCTCTATAGGAGCATCAATGCTCTGGCGGAAACCGTCATCGGCCTGTTCAAGGCCGAAGTGATCCATCGGCGTGGTCCGTGGCGCTCGTTTGAGGCGGTTGAGTTTGCCACCCTAGAATGGGTCGACTGGTACAACAACCGGCGCCTGCTCGAGTCCATCGGCAG carries:
- a CDS encoding LysR family transcriptional regulator yields the protein MRFKGLDLNLLVALDALMTERNLTAAARSINLSQPAMSAAVGRLRAYFRDELFTMRGRELVLTPRAAGLAPAVREALLHIQLSIISSDRFNPAQSERRFRIILSDFMTLVFFRKVVERVAREAPAVSFELLPLDDDPDELLRRGDVDFLVLPEVFMSSVHPRVALFDEKLVCVGCRMNKQLPRQLTFERYMSMGHVAVKFGRTRKPSIEEWFLLEHGFKRRLEVVVDSFSMLPPVLSGTNRIATMPLRLVEHFAKTIPLRIVELPLPLPAFTEAVQWPALHNNDPASIWMREILLHEASHMAYPREATGQLRHSYTTSA
- a CDS encoding ISAzo13-like element transposase-related protein, which gives rise to MLHRQINLLASRLDEQQRRWFIAFEAMRIGWGGTQRLAQITGLSPHTIRRGRRELEAGLVDRPTERVRVAGGGRPTREVQDPELPQTLEELLEGETAGDPMGRHAKAKRSSLHHLSHELAVAGHPASRPTVARLLRQLGYSPKANARRTEAHSTPPERDAQFQHIAEQRAQFAATGEPIISVDSKKKGIGR
- a CDS encoding IS110 family RNA-guided transposase — translated: MRKTDPAEIIIGIDTHKEAHAAVAINGLGARLGAMTLPVTSRGYHEMESWAQSLGPVRAFGIEGTGSYGAGLARFLQERGHNVIEVNRPNRQIRHQHGKNDPLDAENAARAVLSGQARAAPKSGTSSVEMIRHLKVARDTAVKSRTQAMVTLKTIIVNAPAALRESLDGLTGKMTLIRHLAALRPGAMTSPTASAKATLRALARRWLMLDAEIKSHDADLDALTSACAPTLKEAHGMSTGTAAEMLILVGDNPERIRSEAAFAKLCGACPIPASSGKTSRHRLNRGGHRQANAALYRVVIIRMRSHPPTLDYVRRRTAEGKGKMEIIRCLKRFVAREIFGYLCRARRDPTTVPSTS
- a CDS encoding helix-turn-helix domain-containing protein → MAALRIRQDYSPCDLRQRAARERDPRAILRLLAIANALEGLTRAEAARLAGMERQALHDAIQRFHAAGTDGLHDRSRSGRPEHLTPGQQPALRAPLLRGPQPERDGVSAWRLVDLCDYVERT
- a CDS encoding IS630 family transposase, which codes for MSSGLRASATANGVSPACSSGSTSRVRRHGPRPRRAIRPHRRRSNNQLPSKLQAFAAEHPDARLHLWCQDEARLGQKGRTTRVWDERGVRPPGVVDRRFERLYLLAACRPGTDEAFALALPRVHADAMTVLLEHFSRQLAPGVHAVLVLDQAGWHDERALHVPASITLLSLPSASPELNPVERIWLYLRERDLSHRVLDDDGAVLEAVCRAWTRLLDEAGRLTTLTAYPYLTTSEIP
- a CDS encoding ISAzo13-like element transposase-related protein — its product is MTTNSGYVCIGDCFDTPRFAVEAISDWWESEGQKRFPEAGRLLVLADAGGSNSCRSRVWKAQLQEQLCDACGLEVTVCHYPTGCSKWNPIEHRLFSFISLNWAGVPLRTFATMVRYIAGTVTAAGLRVNARLKRGGNETGERVSDEVMRRLHLRPHAVYTLSPRT
- a CDS encoding sigma-54-dependent transcriptional regulator: MSAEKGPVIFVDDDEDLLRATKQMLELACFFPILFRSAETALATIDKDFEGPVVSDIRMPGMDGLQLFERVKAIDPDIPVVLITGHGDVELAVAAIKGGAYDFIPKPYATERLLETLHRASEKRHLVLENRRLKDAVARSAGDMPLIGEAPAMKRLRRTLRQIADTNVDVLVEGETGTGKEVVAALLHRWSNRHAKPFVALNCGALPESVIESELFGHEAGAFTGAQRRRIGRIEHSNGGTLFLDEIESMPPPLQVKLLRVLEARQITPLGTNETRSIDLRVVAATKVDLGDPATRRDFREDLYFRLNVVTLRIPPLRERPEDIPALFGHFLERASKRFGQPVREMTAAVRDHLMGHKWPGNVRELVHFADRVALGLEPALETSVVSTQECGTAPGLSLAEKVRRYEATVIHEALQEHRGDMQQVIETLRVPRKTFFDKLKRHGINSADYRKNRECSKPS